The proteins below come from a single Serratia ficaria genomic window:
- a CDS encoding TonB-dependent receptor domain-containing protein — protein sequence MLSGILAGLSLNSHAAITDDPAGKNTKDGTAQEEQLTVYGRPIVQKPGSATVIGSEDMQKHGGNDFGTLMRYQPLIGATGSSSGSGAGKSGFDRAGYTGYNIRGLESNRVGIEVDGISLPNATGRSYVGRAGLDTFGIGRDYIDPYMYGQVGIESGATPVDRANGAIGGAVSFQPKSADRYLTPEKSTYFGYQSDYDSANRSWHNGITAAAGDQNLRGVLVVSRRDGQQTRNNSDSRAAYPMNWHSTAIMASGLWQATDEHLLTGTVDLYDKTSHSRFDSWNSAGSAILGTARQTSDTRRWSLSLKDEWTPYSDLVDRVETRLYYQKSEAHDDTYMPQSSSSWLSVLSDYNVSTYGFETRMLKSLGRHDLSWGLNAKQSRTERPFTQDPLQSAYNEIMQPEADSRSYALGGFLQDQINFYLDGHAAALTPGVRVVHQNTQARNLSSLSSADGVLSTSEVSQLYGSANSDTQVLPALSLMYNLTPKLMTYLQYQRGAQFPDASQLYGSWNLSSSYAGTQQYALIGNTHLKTETSNNVEWGVKGEAIAGVSIHTALFYNSYKNFIANTRYTRAANPQQFANVPSNIYTIYQAENRDKAYIWGGEISSKVNFGTWFPQVNGLSATLAFGYSEGKAKSSYLGDKYVDLDSVAPMKAVIGLAWDDPAQRYGAAITSTFQKGKKASATSRQSYSNSGGSLADPSAEYMRVPGYGLVDLSAYWQVARHVKLSGGVYNLTDRKYWDYLSSRQLTEVTQQDAYNKQLATQPGRSFQLGVNVDF from the coding sequence ATGCTCAGCGGAATATTGGCCGGCCTATCGCTGAATAGCCATGCCGCCATCACCGACGATCCCGCTGGGAAAAACACCAAAGACGGCACCGCTCAGGAAGAACAGCTCACCGTTTACGGCCGGCCCATCGTACAGAAGCCCGGATCCGCTACGGTGATCGGCAGCGAAGACATGCAAAAACACGGCGGCAATGACTTCGGCACCCTCATGCGTTACCAGCCGCTGATTGGCGCCACCGGCTCCAGCAGCGGATCGGGGGCGGGGAAAAGCGGCTTCGATCGCGCCGGCTACACCGGCTATAACATTCGCGGCCTGGAAAGCAACCGCGTCGGCATCGAGGTCGACGGCATTTCGCTGCCGAATGCCACCGGCCGCAGCTATGTGGGCCGCGCCGGGCTGGATACCTTCGGCATCGGCCGCGATTATATAGACCCTTATATGTATGGCCAGGTTGGCATAGAGTCCGGCGCCACCCCGGTCGATCGGGCCAACGGCGCGATCGGCGGGGCGGTTTCCTTCCAGCCGAAGTCGGCGGATCGGTACCTGACGCCGGAAAAATCGACCTATTTCGGCTACCAGAGCGACTATGACTCCGCCAACCGCAGCTGGCACAACGGCATTACCGCGGCGGCGGGCGATCAAAACCTGCGCGGGGTGCTGGTGGTCAGCCGCCGCGATGGGCAGCAGACCCGCAACAACAGCGACAGCCGCGCCGCCTATCCGATGAACTGGCACTCGACCGCCATCATGGCCTCCGGCCTCTGGCAGGCGACCGATGAACACCTGCTGACCGGTACGGTCGATCTCTACGACAAGACCAGCCACAGCCGCTTTGATTCCTGGAACTCGGCCGGCAGCGCCATCCTGGGCACCGCCCGGCAAACCAGCGACACCCGCCGCTGGAGCCTGAGCCTGAAGGACGAGTGGACGCCGTACAGCGATCTGGTCGACCGGGTGGAAACCCGGCTCTATTACCAGAAATCAGAGGCGCATGACGATACCTATATGCCGCAAAGCAGCAGCAGTTGGCTCAGCGTGCTGTCGGACTATAACGTCAGCACCTACGGATTTGAGACCAGGATGCTGAAGAGCCTGGGGCGCCACGACCTGAGCTGGGGACTTAACGCCAAGCAGTCCCGGACCGAACGGCCTTTCACGCAGGATCCGCTGCAAAGCGCGTATAACGAGATCATGCAGCCCGAGGCCGACAGCCGCAGCTACGCGCTGGGCGGTTTCCTGCAGGATCAGATCAACTTCTATCTCGATGGCCATGCTGCGGCCCTGACGCCGGGCGTGCGGGTTGTGCACCAGAACACCCAGGCGCGCAATCTCTCAAGCCTGTCTTCGGCCGATGGCGTACTGAGCACCTCGGAAGTCAGCCAGCTGTACGGCAGCGCCAACAGCGATACGCAGGTTCTGCCGGCGCTGAGCCTGATGTACAACCTGACGCCGAAGCTGATGACCTATCTGCAATACCAACGCGGGGCGCAGTTCCCGGACGCCAGCCAGCTGTACGGCTCGTGGAACCTGTCTTCCAGCTACGCCGGCACGCAGCAGTATGCGCTGATCGGCAATACCCATCTGAAAACCGAGACCAGCAACAACGTGGAATGGGGGGTGAAAGGAGAGGCGATCGCCGGGGTCAGCATCCATACCGCGCTGTTCTACAACAGCTACAAAAATTTCATCGCCAACACCCGCTATACCCGTGCGGCCAATCCGCAGCAGTTCGCCAACGTGCCGAGCAATATCTACACCATCTATCAGGCGGAAAACCGCGACAAAGCCTATATCTGGGGCGGAGAAATCAGCAGCAAGGTCAACTTCGGCACCTGGTTCCCGCAGGTCAACGGTCTGAGCGCCACGCTGGCGTTCGGTTACAGCGAAGGGAAAGCCAAATCCAGCTATCTCGGCGACAAATATGTCGATCTGGACAGCGTAGCGCCGATGAAAGCGGTGATTGGGCTGGCCTGGGACGACCCGGCGCAGCGCTATGGCGCGGCGATTACCTCAACCTTCCAGAAGGGCAAGAAAGCCAGCGCCACCAGTCGCCAAAGCTACAGCAACAGCGGCGGCAGCCTGGCTGATCCCAGCGCCGAGTATATGCGCGTGCCGGGCTATGGGCTGGTCGATCTGAGCGCCTATTGGCAAGTGGCGCGCCATGTGAAGCTGAGCGGCGGGGTATATAACCTGACCGATCGCAAATATTGGGATTATCTGAGCAGCCGCCAGCTTACCGAGGTCACCCAGCAGGATGCCTATAATAAGCAATTGGCCACGCAGCCGGGCCGCAGCTTCCAGTTGGGAGTTAACGTCGATTTCTGA
- a CDS encoding LysR family transcriptional regulator has product MSNLRRLDLNLLVTLDALLAEHNVTRAAQRLNFSQPSVSVHLAKLREIFGDPLLLPGPRGMRPTARAEQLREPLRQALAALELAVAPSTPFDPAAANNTWRVAAFDYGESTIVLPALNGLRTAAPGTRLAVIETAPARIAQQAERGEIDLAFHTREGAPPNLRQRTLFSERYVLVGRAGHPKLQKTLTPAQFCQLEQVMVSPDGGGFFGITDRALEELGLTRRVVLSVPHFLFVIAVLMNTELVAMLPERLLRHQPALEVVEPPVAVPGFEMTMLWHERSHRDPAHQWLREHIVRSL; this is encoded by the coding sequence ATGAGTAATTTGAGACGGCTGGATCTGAATCTGCTGGTGACGCTGGACGCCTTGCTGGCCGAGCATAACGTTACCCGGGCGGCGCAACGGCTTAACTTTTCCCAGCCTTCGGTCAGCGTTCACCTGGCCAAGCTGCGGGAAATCTTCGGCGATCCCTTGCTGCTGCCGGGCCCGCGCGGCATGCGGCCGACGGCCAGGGCGGAACAGCTGCGCGAACCGCTGCGCCAGGCGCTGGCGGCGCTTGAATTGGCGGTGGCGCCGAGCACGCCGTTCGATCCCGCAGCGGCCAATAATACCTGGCGCGTCGCCGCCTTCGACTACGGGGAGTCGACCATCGTGCTGCCGGCGCTGAACGGGTTGAGAACGGCGGCGCCGGGCACCCGGCTGGCGGTAATCGAAACTGCGCCGGCGCGTATCGCCCAGCAGGCGGAGCGGGGCGAGATCGACCTGGCGTTTCACACCCGGGAAGGCGCGCCGCCTAACCTGCGGCAGCGCACCTTGTTCAGCGAGCGCTACGTGCTGGTGGGGCGCGCAGGCCATCCGAAACTGCAAAAAACGCTGACGCCGGCTCAGTTCTGCCAGCTTGAGCAGGTGATGGTGTCGCCGGACGGCGGCGGTTTTTTCGGCATTACCGACCGGGCGCTGGAAGAACTGGGGCTGACGCGGCGCGTGGTGCTCTCCGTGCCGCACTTCCTGTTCGTGATTGCGGTGCTGATGAATACCGAGCTGGTGGCCATGCTGCCGGAGCGGCTGCTGCGTCATCAGCCGGCGCTGGAGGTGGTTGAACCGCCGGTGGCGGTGCCGGGTTTTGAGATGACCATGCTGTGGCATGAGCGCTCTCATCGCGATCCCGCCCACCAGTGGCTGCGGGAACACATTGTGCGATCGCTGTAA
- a CDS encoding NAD(P)H-dependent oxidoreductase, translated as MNVLIVYAHPEPQSLNGSLKNFAVAHLQQAGHQVQVSDLYAMRWKAVLDGDDSRDGPHSGRFDPAMDSQRAYAAGLQSEDIEREQQKLLWADAVILQFPLWWFSMPAILKGWVERVYAYGFAYGVGEHSDARWGDRYGEGTLAGKRAMLVVSTGGWESHYAARGINGPIDDILFPIQHGILHYPGFDVLPPFVTYRTGRVDEARFGALCTALGQRLDALWHAAPIPFRRQNAGDYQIPQLTLKDEIAPERSGFSAHLA; from the coding sequence ATGAATGTTTTGATCGTCTATGCCCATCCCGAGCCGCAGTCGCTGAATGGCTCACTGAAAAACTTTGCCGTCGCCCACCTGCAGCAGGCCGGCCATCAGGTGCAGGTTTCCGACCTGTACGCCATGCGCTGGAAAGCGGTGCTCGATGGCGACGACAGCCGTGACGGCCCGCACAGCGGGCGCTTCGATCCTGCCATGGATTCGCAGCGCGCCTATGCCGCCGGGCTGCAGAGTGAGGACATCGAACGCGAGCAGCAAAAGTTGCTGTGGGCCGATGCGGTTATCCTGCAGTTTCCGCTGTGGTGGTTTTCCATGCCGGCAATCCTGAAAGGCTGGGTCGAGCGCGTTTATGCTTACGGCTTTGCCTATGGCGTGGGCGAGCATTCCGATGCGCGCTGGGGCGATCGCTATGGCGAAGGTACCCTGGCGGGGAAACGGGCGATGCTGGTCGTCAGCACCGGCGGTTGGGAATCACACTACGCCGCACGCGGCATCAACGGCCCGATCGACGATATCCTGTTCCCGATCCAGCATGGCATTTTGCATTACCCGGGGTTCGACGTGCTGCCGCCGTTTGTCACTTATCGCACCGGCCGGGTTGACGAGGCTCGCTTCGGCGCCCTTTGCACGGCGCTGGGGCAGCGGCTTGATGCCCTGTGGCATGCCGCGCCTATCCCTTTCCGGCGGCAAAATGCGGGCGACTATCAGATCCCCCAGCTCACGCTGAAGGACGAAATCGCGCCGGAGCGCAGCGGCTTCAGCGCGCATCTGGCGTAA
- a CDS encoding NAD(P)H-dependent oxidoreductase, with translation MKTLVVVAHPDIENSVINRRWLNELRKYPELYTVHELYRAYPDWRIDVAREQRLIEQHDNIVLQFPIFWFSSPPLLKKWLDDVFTHGWAYGANSGYKMQNRNVALAVTAGVRAEDYAREGRYKYPLEEIFRPFELTAHYVRAKYASFFAFYGTESVTDGAVEGVNRQELERSAVDYRTFLAALN, from the coding sequence ATGAAAACGCTGGTAGTTGTCGCTCACCCGGATATCGAGAACTCGGTTATCAACCGGCGCTGGCTGAACGAGCTGCGAAAGTATCCCGAGCTTTATACCGTGCATGAGCTTTATCGCGCTTATCCCGATTGGCGGATTGACGTGGCCAGGGAGCAGCGGCTGATAGAACAGCACGACAACATCGTGCTGCAGTTCCCGATCTTTTGGTTCAGCAGCCCGCCGCTGTTGAAGAAATGGCTGGATGACGTGTTCACCCATGGCTGGGCCTACGGGGCAAACAGCGGGTATAAAATGCAAAACAGAAATGTCGCGCTGGCGGTGACGGCCGGCGTTCGCGCAGAGGACTATGCCCGGGAGGGGCGCTATAAATATCCCCTGGAAGAGATATTTCGGCCGTTTGAGCTTACCGCGCACTACGTGCGGGCCAAATACGCCTCGTTTTTCGCGTTTTACGGCACGGAATCCGTCACTGACGGCGCGGTTGAGGGGGTGAACCGGCAGGAGCTTGAACGCAGCGCGGTGGATTACAGAACCTTCCTGGCCGCACTGAACTAG
- a CDS encoding winged helix-turn-helix transcriptional regulator: MNAEDVCSPTGINLEETGYGYTLSVINGKYKMIILYWLALYKPVLRFNELQRCIGTISYKTLSSTLKELEKDRLVIRKEYPQIPPKVEYSLSERGRSLIPVIDMMCDWGEQHRPQAATPQG, translated from the coding sequence ATGAACGCTGAAGACGTTTGCAGCCCGACGGGCATTAACCTGGAGGAGACCGGCTACGGCTACACGCTGTCGGTGATCAACGGCAAATACAAGATGATCATCCTGTACTGGCTGGCGCTGTATAAGCCGGTGCTGCGGTTCAACGAGCTGCAGCGCTGTATCGGCACCATCTCTTACAAAACGCTGAGTTCAACCCTGAAAGAGCTGGAGAAAGACCGGCTGGTGATCAGAAAGGAGTATCCGCAGATCCCGCCCAAGGTGGAATACAGCCTGTCCGAGCGCGGGCGCTCGCTGATCCCGGTGATCGACATGATGTGCGACTGGGGCGAGCAACATCGGCCGCAAGCCGCTACGCCGCAGGGCTAA
- a CDS encoding bifunctional helix-turn-helix transcriptional regulator/GNAT family N-acetyltransferase: protein MPDAYLLPIRDASRRLVRELGFMGNTLAGTDLPPSAVHALIEIGEGRANHAAALCGALNLEKSSVSRMLNKLRKAGLLDVQPSERDGREKLLALSEQGRETLAAINHFADRQVRGALNTRHGDGAAIVSGLQAYVAALRASRTGEAQVRAAVEIVSGYRPGWVARTLEMHMQYYSRSVGFGVFFEAKVGAMLADLAGRLSHPQNQAWSAIGDGRILGSISVDGESLGNNRAHLRAFILDDALRGSGIGRQLLGKAVEFCDQRRFDEIHLWTFKGLDAARHLYESAGFKLADEQPGTAWGRQMVEQLFVRRRLSPAA, encoded by the coding sequence ATGCCCGACGCCTACCTGTTACCCATCCGTGACGCCAGCCGCCGCCTGGTGCGAGAGCTCGGCTTTATGGGCAATACGCTCGCCGGCACCGATTTGCCGCCCTCGGCGGTGCACGCGTTGATAGAGATCGGTGAAGGGCGCGCCAATCATGCCGCCGCGCTGTGCGGCGCACTTAATCTGGAGAAGTCCAGCGTCAGCCGCATGCTGAATAAATTGCGCAAGGCGGGGCTGTTGGACGTGCAGCCTAGCGAGCGCGATGGGCGTGAAAAGCTGCTGGCACTCAGCGAACAGGGGCGGGAGACGCTGGCCGCCATCAACCATTTTGCCGATCGGCAGGTACGCGGCGCATTGAACACACGGCATGGCGACGGCGCCGCCATCGTCAGCGGTCTACAGGCCTACGTGGCGGCCCTGCGAGCCAGCCGGACGGGAGAGGCACAGGTTAGGGCGGCGGTGGAGATCGTCAGCGGTTATCGCCCCGGCTGGGTGGCCAGAACGCTGGAAATGCATATGCAGTATTACTCGCGCAGCGTGGGGTTTGGCGTGTTTTTCGAGGCCAAGGTAGGGGCGATGCTCGCCGATCTCGCCGGCCGTTTGTCTCATCCGCAAAATCAGGCATGGTCGGCGATCGGCGACGGCCGCATTCTCGGCTCGATCTCGGTTGACGGTGAAAGCCTGGGCAACAATCGCGCCCATCTGCGCGCCTTTATTCTCGATGACGCACTGCGCGGCAGCGGCATCGGCCGGCAGCTGCTCGGCAAAGCGGTCGAGTTTTGCGACCAACGGCGCTTTGATGAAATCCACCTGTGGACCTTCAAAGGGCTGGACGCCGCGCGGCATCTCTATGAAAGCGCCGGGTTCAAGCTGGCGGACGAACAGCCGGGCACCGCCTGGGGGCGGCAAATGGTGGAACAGCTATTTGTTCGCCGCCGCCTTAGCCCTGCGGCGTAG
- a CDS encoding helix-turn-helix transcriptional regulator yields MPNTPSQLELLRSVADGIAALFFPNVEVVIHDLATNKVAYLANNLSKRKPGDDAGLDDFELGADAKVTGPYEKLNWDGKKMRSVSIAARDGQGNPSYLLCINLSTGTFEDARNALDMFLSVTRLQPQPQQLFKDDWQEKINTFLHEWLRRESAALGALTREQKKLLVRDLYHEGAFKAKSAADYIANVLSMGRATVYKYLRELKQD; encoded by the coding sequence GTGCCGAACACCCCCTCACAACTCGAACTCTTGCGGTCGGTCGCCGACGGCATCGCAGCCCTGTTTTTCCCCAACGTCGAGGTGGTGATCCACGATCTGGCCACCAACAAGGTCGCCTATCTGGCCAACAATCTGTCGAAGCGCAAGCCGGGCGATGACGCCGGGCTGGATGACTTTGAACTGGGCGCCGACGCGAAAGTGACCGGTCCCTATGAGAAGCTCAACTGGGACGGCAAGAAAATGCGCTCGGTGAGCATCGCCGCCCGCGATGGGCAGGGCAACCCCAGCTATCTGCTGTGCATCAACCTGAGCACCGGCACCTTTGAAGACGCCAGAAACGCGCTGGACATGTTCCTGTCGGTCACGCGCCTGCAGCCGCAGCCGCAGCAGCTGTTCAAGGACGACTGGCAGGAGAAGATCAACACCTTCCTGCACGAGTGGCTGCGCCGCGAGAGCGCCGCGCTGGGTGCGCTGACGCGCGAGCAAAAGAAGCTGTTGGTCAGAGACCTGTATCATGAAGGGGCGTTCAAGGCCAAAAGCGCGGCGGATTACATCGCCAACGTGCTGTCGATGGGGCGCGCGACGGTGTACAAGTATCTGCGCGAGCTGAAGCAGGACTAA
- a CDS encoding amino acid permease, with product MTKNHQHRPNSGSAEGHDCAQTLQRGLSSRHIQLISIGGAIGTGLFMGSGKTIALSGTSIVLTYLIVGFFMFMVMRAMGELLLTRLDYRSFADFVSEYLGPKASFFLGWSYWLSWVVTCIADVVVCGGYVQYWLPEVSPWLPALLTLGLLCLFNMLSVKMFGEAEFWFAMIKVVAIVALIATGVWMVCSGWRSPHGVTASVRNVTDPAIFMPHGILGFFAGFQIAIFSCTGIELLGTLSAETKNPHKVLPKAINVIPARIIIFYVFSMLTIIAVTSWSHISPDSSPFVMLFDQAGLPAAAAVINFVVLTSAMSSANSGVYSSTRMLYSLSMEKHAHGQFRILSRTTAIPIRSLLFSCFCMVAGTLLLILMPNVMTLFTIVSTVAAILVVYSWGMILAAYLVYRKKRPDLHADSHFKMPGGVVMAWLTLAFFAFTLVLMVFDRDTLIALCSMPLWFIALGLIWRFRVRDSLAREGYVFSTEAE from the coding sequence ATGACAAAAAATCACCAGCATCGGCCGAACTCAGGTTCAGCCGAGGGGCACGACTGCGCCCAAACATTGCAGCGCGGCCTGAGCTCACGCCATATCCAGCTGATTTCCATCGGCGGCGCCATCGGCACCGGGCTGTTTATGGGCTCCGGCAAAACCATCGCGCTGTCCGGCACCTCGATTGTGCTCACTTACCTGATCGTCGGCTTCTTCATGTTTATGGTGATGCGGGCGATGGGGGAGCTGCTGCTGACCCGGCTCGACTATCGCTCATTCGCCGACTTCGTTTCCGAATATCTGGGCCCGAAGGCCAGTTTCTTCCTCGGCTGGTCTTACTGGCTGAGCTGGGTGGTGACCTGCATCGCAGACGTGGTGGTGTGCGGCGGCTACGTGCAATATTGGCTGCCCGAGGTATCGCCCTGGCTGCCGGCGCTGCTGACGCTCGGGCTGCTGTGCCTGTTCAATATGCTGTCGGTCAAGATGTTCGGCGAAGCGGAGTTCTGGTTCGCGATGATCAAGGTGGTGGCGATTGTCGCGCTGATCGCCACCGGGGTCTGGATGGTGTGCAGCGGCTGGCGTTCGCCGCACGGCGTGACCGCTTCGGTGCGCAACGTCACCGATCCCGCCATCTTCATGCCGCACGGCATACTCGGCTTCTTCGCCGGCTTCCAGATAGCCATCTTCTCCTGCACCGGCATCGAGTTGCTGGGCACGCTGTCGGCGGAAACCAAAAACCCGCACAAGGTACTGCCCAAGGCGATTAACGTGATCCCGGCGCGCATTATCATCTTTTACGTGTTCTCGATGCTGACCATCATCGCCGTCACCTCATGGAGCCATATCTCTCCCGACAGCAGCCCGTTCGTGATGCTGTTCGACCAGGCGGGCTTGCCGGCGGCCGCGGCGGTGATCAACTTCGTGGTGCTGACCTCGGCGATGTCTTCGGCCAACAGCGGGGTGTATTCCAGCACCCGCATGCTGTACAGCCTGTCGATGGAAAAACACGCCCACGGGCAGTTCCGCATCCTGTCGCGCACCACCGCCATACCGATCCGCAGCCTGCTGTTCTCCTGTTTCTGCATGGTGGCCGGCACCTTGCTGCTGATCCTGATGCCGAACGTGATGACGCTGTTCACCATCGTTTCTACCGTGGCGGCGATCCTGGTGGTTTACAGTTGGGGCATGATCCTGGCGGCTTACCTGGTCTACCGCAAAAAGCGCCCGGATCTGCATGCCGACTCTCATTTCAAGATGCCGGGCGGGGTGGTGATGGCCTGGCTGACGCTGGCGTTCTTCGCCTTCACGCTGGTGCTGATGGTGTTTGATCGCGATACGCTGATTGCCCTGTGCAGCATGCCGCTGTGGTTTATCGCCCTGGGGCTGATCTGGCGCTTCCGGGTGCGCGACAGCCTGGCGCGCGAAGGCTACGTGTTCAGCACCGAGGCGGAATAA
- a CDS encoding Glu/Leu/Phe/Val family dehydrogenase: MEKLSYASESSTTAWATYLQQIDRVAPYLGDLSRWIDTLRHPKRALIVDIPLQMDDGSIRHFEGFRVQHNLSRGPGKGGIRFHPDVDLDEVMALSAWMTIKCAAVNLPYGGAKGGIRVDPFKLSEGELERLTRRYTSEIGFIIGPQKDIPAPDVGTNAKVMAWMMDTYSMNQGTTITGVVTGKPIHLGGSLGREKATGRGVFVTGSEVAKRLGVQIEGAKVAVQGFGNVGSEAARLFVGVGARVVAIQDHSATLFNVNGIDLNALTEWQTKNKQIAGFPGASEIESEAFWSVDMDILIPAALEGQITRQRAEILSAKLVLEGANGPTYPDADDMLRSRNITVVPDVICNAGGVTVSYFEWVQDMASYFWSESEINERMDKIMTDAMVHVWNKAKEKECSLRTAAYIVACERILTARKERGIYPG; this comes from the coding sequence ATGGAAAAGCTATCCTACGCTTCAGAAAGCAGCACAACGGCCTGGGCCACATATCTGCAACAAATCGACCGCGTCGCCCCGTACCTCGGCGACCTGTCGCGCTGGATCGACACCCTGCGTCATCCTAAGCGCGCTTTGATTGTTGATATCCCGCTGCAGATGGATGACGGCAGCATCCGCCATTTTGAAGGCTTCCGCGTTCAGCACAACCTGTCCCGCGGCCCGGGCAAAGGCGGCATCCGCTTCCACCCGGACGTCGACCTCGATGAAGTCATGGCGCTGTCCGCCTGGATGACCATCAAGTGTGCGGCGGTCAACCTGCCGTACGGCGGCGCCAAAGGCGGCATCCGCGTCGATCCTTTCAAACTGTCTGAAGGCGAACTGGAGCGACTGACCCGCCGCTACACCAGCGAAATCGGCTTTATCATCGGGCCGCAGAAAGACATTCCTGCGCCGGACGTCGGCACCAACGCCAAAGTGATGGCCTGGATGATGGATACCTACTCCATGAACCAGGGCACCACCATCACCGGCGTGGTGACCGGCAAACCTATCCACCTCGGCGGTTCTCTCGGCCGTGAAAAAGCCACCGGCCGCGGCGTATTCGTCACCGGCAGCGAAGTGGCCAAGCGGTTGGGCGTGCAGATTGAAGGCGCCAAGGTTGCGGTTCAGGGCTTCGGTAACGTGGGCAGCGAAGCGGCCCGCCTGTTCGTCGGCGTCGGCGCGCGCGTGGTGGCGATCCAGGACCACTCCGCCACCCTGTTCAACGTTAACGGCATCGACCTCAACGCGCTGACCGAATGGCAGACCAAGAACAAGCAGATCGCCGGTTTCCCTGGCGCCAGCGAGATCGAAAGCGAAGCTTTCTGGTCGGTTGACATGGATATCCTGATCCCGGCGGCGCTGGAAGGTCAGATCACCCGTCAGCGCGCCGAGATCCTCAGCGCCAAGCTGGTGCTGGAAGGCGCTAACGGCCCAACCTACCCGGATGCCGATGACATGTTGCGTTCACGCAACATCACCGTAGTACCGGACGTCATCTGCAACGCCGGCGGCGTAACGGTCAGTTACTTCGAGTGGGTGCAGGATATGGCCAGCTACTTCTGGAGCGAGTCCGAGATCAACGAGCGTATGGACAAGATCATGACCGACGCGATGGTCCACGTCTGGAACAAGGCCAAAGAGAAAGAGTGCAGCCTGCGCACCGCCGCTTACATCGTGGCCTGTGAGCGCATCCTGACCGCGCGTAAAGAACGCGGCATCTACCCGGGCTGA